A single genomic interval of Gossypium raimondii isolate GPD5lz chromosome 11, ASM2569854v1, whole genome shotgun sequence harbors:
- the LOC105801810 gene encoding probable WRKY transcription factor 27 gives MAAGDWDLYAVVRSCTSATNTSTSAVSGNYFSNGNNDSWREDPLACLASLTFEEEDDPLTFPNLKKSGSLQDSYEPLLSDPTTTVISTNHGTDPSSSRSINGVSSGQYHQWQQQLIKPLNTQQQLKKPRKRKNQQKRTVCHVTADNLSSDPWAWRKYGQKPIKGSPYPRNYYRCSSSKGCSARKQVERSNLEPNVFIVTYTGDHTHPRPTHRNSLAGSTRNKLSTVQRAAAPATASCSTSPTTVSAPGGTAADVNNNAGDNGDDDDESTDNIAPEMSPEAVNDYEDDLLIPDVHVDDDLFKGLEELVGDAGGGSSSSTGSGLGNSSAFGDKFSSWGTGSSASAAAGGGW, from the exons ATGGCTGCAGGGGACTGGGATCTATATGCGGTGGTGAGGAGTTGTACGTCCGCCACCAACACATCCACCTCCGCCGTATCAGGAAACTATTTCTCGAATGGGAATAATGATAGTTGGCGCGAAGACCCTTTAGCTTGCTTAGCTTCGTTGACGtttgaggaagaagatgatCCGTTAACATTTCCTAATCTTAAAAAAAGTGGTTCTTTACAAGATTCTTACGAGCCTTTGTTATCCGACCCCACCACCACCGTCATCAGCACTAATCATGGTACAGATCCGAGCTCTTCGAGGTCCATTAATGGAGTATCTAGTGGCCAATATCATCAATGGCAGCAGCAGCTTATTAAGCCATTAAACACACAACAGCAGTTGAAAAAACCAAGAAAGAG GAAGAACCAGCAGAAGAGAACTGTATGCCATGTAACAGCTGATAATTTGTCTTCGGATCCGTGGGCATGGCGTAAATACGGACAAAAGCCTATCAAAGGGTCACCGTATCCAAG aaaTTACTACAGGTGCAGTAGCTCAAAGGGGTGCTCAGCGAGGAAACAAGTGGAGCGTAGTAATTTGGAACCCAACGTCTTCATCGTTACGTATACGGGTGACCACACGCACCCTAGGCCCACTCACCGGAATTCTCTCGCCGGTAGTACTCGGAACAAGCTATCAACCGTTCAAAGGGCCGCCGCCCCCGCCACAGCTTCTTGCTCTACTTCGCCGACCACGGTTTCAGCTCCTGGAGGCACAGCAGCCGACGTGAACAACAACGCAGGCGATAATGGAGATGACGATGACGAGAGCACTGACAACATCGCTCCTGAAATGTCACCGGAAGCGGTAAACGATTACGAAGATGATCTTCTGATCCCCGACGTGCATGTTGATGACGATCTCTTCAAGGGATTGGAAGAGCTGGTAGGTGATGCTGGCGGTGGCAGCAGCAGTAGTACTGGTAGTGGATTAGGAAACAGCTCTGCCTTCGGTGATAAGTTCTCCTCTTGGGGCACCGGTAGCTCCGCCTCCGCCGCCGCCGGTGGTGGCTGGTAG